The following are encoded in a window of Brevibacillus ruminantium genomic DNA:
- a CDS encoding gluconokinase — MRHDVKTTCVIGLDIGTTSTKAVVYREDGQLLGLGNVNYDLSTPRPAWAEQDPDEIFAAVLTALREAISHAGVEAGQIAAIGFSTAMHSLIAVDESGRPLTNLITWADNRSLEQTERLKREGLGKAIYQHTGTPIHPMSPLSKLIWMKEEDPETFQRAAKFISIKEYVLYKLFGEYVVDYSIASATGLFDIRRLDWYEPALEAAGITRDRLSLPVPTTHILRGIRSPYSTDIGISPETPFVVGASDGVLANLGVGAIRNGQLAVTIGTSGAVRSVVDRPLTDEQGRTFCYVLAENRWVIGGPTNNGGIALRWFRDQFGEKEGREAKERGLEAYDLMLEAASQVPAGAEGLLFLPYLSGERAPHWNAEARGSFFGIGLHHRREHFMRAVLEGILFSVYHVETVLRQLAGRSEEILASGGFARSAVWRQMMSDLFGYDLLVPQTHESSSFGAAVLAMQAVGMIGQLEEVERLVSIVERHQPNVANTAVYHQLFTMYEKLYEKNMDLFSQLASFQRQ; from the coding sequence ATGAGACATGACGTGAAGACAACCTGTGTAATCGGTCTTGATATCGGAACCACCAGCACCAAAGCGGTCGTCTACAGAGAGGACGGCCAGCTTCTGGGCTTGGGCAATGTGAACTACGATCTATCGACGCCTCGACCGGCCTGGGCAGAGCAGGACCCGGATGAGATTTTTGCAGCCGTACTCACGGCACTGCGTGAAGCCATCAGTCATGCAGGGGTGGAAGCGGGACAGATCGCAGCGATTGGATTTAGTACCGCGATGCATAGCCTGATCGCCGTAGACGAGTCCGGACGTCCGCTGACCAATCTCATCACCTGGGCGGACAATCGAAGTCTCGAACAGACAGAAAGACTCAAACGCGAGGGACTGGGAAAGGCCATTTACCAACATACCGGAACGCCGATCCACCCGATGTCGCCGCTGTCCAAACTGATCTGGATGAAAGAGGAGGACCCGGAGACATTTCAGCGGGCGGCCAAATTTATCTCGATCAAAGAATACGTGCTGTACAAGCTGTTTGGCGAATATGTCGTAGACTACTCGATCGCCTCGGCTACCGGACTGTTTGATATCCGTCGTCTGGATTGGTACGAGCCTGCTTTGGAGGCGGCTGGCATCACCCGTGATCGGCTCAGTCTGCCAGTACCTACCACGCATATTCTTCGTGGAATCCGTTCACCTTACTCTACTGACATAGGCATTTCTCCCGAGACACCGTTTGTCGTCGGGGCAAGCGACGGGGTATTGGCCAACCTCGGGGTAGGCGCGATTCGAAATGGTCAGTTGGCGGTCACCATTGGGACGAGCGGTGCTGTGCGCAGCGTGGTTGACAGGCCGCTTACAGATGAGCAGGGGCGGACGTTTTGCTATGTGCTGGCAGAGAATCGCTGGGTGATCGGCGGACCGACGAACAACGGCGGGATTGCTTTGCGCTGGTTCCGGGACCAGTTTGGAGAGAAAGAGGGACGCGAAGCAAAAGAGCGCGGGCTGGAAGCGTATGATCTGATGCTGGAAGCCGCTTCGCAGGTACCGGCAGGAGCCGAGGGCTTGCTGTTTTTGCCGTACCTGAGCGGGGAGCGGGCACCGCACTGGAATGCGGAGGCGCGCGGCAGCTTTTTTGGCATCGGGCTGCATCACAGACGGGAACATTTTATGCGTGCGGTCCTGGAGGGCATTCTTTTCAGTGTGTATCATGTCGAAACAGTTTTGCGCCAGCTGGCTGGCCGCTCCGAGGAGATTCTCGCTTCCGGCGGATTTGCCCGTTCGGCTGTGTGGCGGCAGATGATGAGCGATTTGTTCGGCTATGACCTGCTGGTGCCGCAGACGCATGAGAGCTCCAGCTTTGGAGCTGCAGTCCTGGCGATGCAGGCAGTAGGCATGATCGGGCAGCTGGAGGAAGTGGAGCGTTTGGTTTCTATCGTGGAAAGGCATCAGCCGAATGTAGCGAACACGGCCGTCTATCACCAGCTCTTTACCATGTACGAAAAGCTCTATGAAAAAAACATGGACCTGTTTTCGCAGCTTGCGTCCTTCCAGCGTCAGTAG
- a CDS encoding MurR/RpiR family transcriptional regulator, with product MTKVSTSMPQSVSVRIRAMYPQLSAKEQQIADYILDHPTEIIHLSITALSDLCECAEATIFRLCRRLNFQGYQALKIALASEVVHPLQNIHQEISPTDDAASLADKVFQADIDTISDTLQLTKANAAQLEKVIDTLVKARRIEFYGNGGSGIIAQDGYHKFMRTGIPCMYHSDSHYQVMSASLLQKGDVVIAISHSGSNKDILEALKVAKDAGATIVAITGYGKSPLVKLADYSLFTTSRETAFRTEALSSRLAQLSLIDLLYIAVSFRRQDETVDNISKIRHSISLKRL from the coding sequence ATGACGAAAGTAAGCACGAGCATGCCTCAAAGCGTTTCCGTTCGGATTCGCGCCATGTACCCGCAATTAAGCGCAAAGGAACAGCAGATTGCTGATTATATTCTCGACCATCCCACGGAAATCATTCACCTCTCCATCACGGCTCTGTCTGATCTGTGCGAATGTGCCGAAGCGACGATCTTTCGTCTTTGCCGGAGATTGAATTTTCAAGGCTACCAGGCCCTCAAAATAGCCCTCGCCAGTGAAGTGGTCCACCCCTTGCAAAACATCCATCAGGAAATATCGCCCACGGATGATGCCGCTTCGCTGGCTGACAAGGTCTTTCAGGCAGACATCGATACGATTAGCGATACGCTTCAACTGACCAAAGCCAATGCAGCCCAGCTCGAAAAAGTGATCGATACGCTGGTAAAAGCCCGGCGAATCGAGTTTTACGGAAACGGCGGCTCCGGGATCATCGCGCAGGATGGCTACCATAAATTCATGCGGACGGGAATCCCCTGCATGTACCACTCGGACTCGCATTATCAGGTGATGTCAGCGTCGCTTCTGCAAAAGGGAGATGTCGTCATCGCGATCTCCCACTCTGGTTCCAACAAAGATATTCTGGAAGCGCTGAAGGTAGCCAAGGATGCGGGGGCGACCATCGTGGCGATTACGGGCTATGGAAAATCTCCGCTGGTCAAACTGGCAGACTACAGCCTGTTTACCACCTCGCGCGAGACGGCTTTTCGGACGGAGGCCCTGTCTTCCCGGCTGGCCCAGCTTAGCTTGATCGATCTGCTTTATATCGCGGTGTCTTTCCGCAGACAGGATGAGACGGTAGACAACATCAGCAAAATTCGCCATTCGATTTCACTGAAACGGCTGTAA
- a CDS encoding copper amine oxidase N-terminal domain-containing protein — protein MEVQKELLDRFYKPGNKEVYEKLGELYQKTGEKGLKTFINGKEIVMDVAPFRDKGRALVPVRAISASLQAEVNWSAETRTVEVVRGDKKIVLFLDSGEAEVNGEKVKLETKPVVKNGRVFLPLRFIGETLNAKINYQEKGEIIIIEDEQPADSATTTAAGESTVTSESTEDTATPATGDSSTTETTATAAGSRQ, from the coding sequence TTGGAGGTTCAGAAGGAACTGCTCGACCGCTTCTACAAGCCAGGAAACAAAGAGGTGTATGAGAAGCTGGGCGAGCTGTATCAAAAAACAGGCGAAAAAGGTCTGAAAACCTTTATAAATGGAAAAGAAATCGTCATGGACGTAGCACCGTTCCGCGACAAGGGACGAGCTTTGGTGCCCGTTCGTGCGATTAGTGCCTCTCTCCAGGCAGAAGTGAACTGGAGTGCAGAGACTCGCACTGTTGAGGTCGTACGCGGTGACAAAAAGATCGTGCTTTTCCTCGATTCGGGTGAAGCCGAAGTAAACGGTGAAAAAGTGAAGCTGGAAACCAAGCCTGTCGTTAAAAACGGCCGAGTCTTCCTGCCGCTCCGCTTTATTGGGGAGACGCTGAATGCCAAGATTAATTATCAGGAAAAAGGTGAAATTATCATCATTGAGGATGAACAGCCGGCTGATTCAGCTACAACAACCGCTGCCGGTGAATCCACGGTAACCAGCGAATCTACAGAAGATACCGCGACACCAGCTACTGGTGACAGTTCAACCACCGAAACAACCGCAACCGCTGCGGGTTCCCGGCAATAA
- a CDS encoding DUF4870 domain-containing protein codes for MDQKNKDMREKPVTTSTGLMSNIAGLLCYLVGFVTGIVFLVIEKENRFVRFHAMQSTFVFGALFILNLILGFLPIIGWFISLLIGPITLILWVVLMYKAYQGEYFKLPFVGDLAEQQLK; via the coding sequence ATGGATCAAAAGAATAAGGACATGCGGGAAAAACCGGTCACCACGTCAACCGGACTCATGTCGAATATTGCCGGACTGCTCTGCTATCTCGTTGGATTTGTGACGGGGATCGTTTTCCTCGTGATTGAGAAAGAAAACCGCTTTGTACGGTTTCATGCCATGCAGTCTACCTTCGTTTTCGGGGCATTGTTCATTCTTAATCTGATTTTAGGCTTCCTGCCGATCATCGGTTGGTTCATCAGTCTGCTGATCGGCCCCATCACCCTGATTCTGTGGGTTGTGCTGATGTACAAGGCTTATCAAGGCGAGTACTTCAAGCTACCGTTCGTGGGCGATCTGGCCGAGCAACAGCTGAAGTAA
- a CDS encoding LuxR C-terminal-related transcriptional regulator, translated as MLVLSAKVHIPAKRMRLIERERLALLLDQGRGCKLTVVTAPAGYGKSTALGAWAALQKHVAWVNLEKSENDLHRFWAYVLASIRAACPFLREPSQDLLTAWNVNTIEGWIGELIELVSGIEEEIILVLDDYHVITDKRIHESLEAWLSGLPGHVHLYISGRAEPPLKLPRLRMSGQLHLVGLKDLRFTREEGERFFRDSVEMPLTSREIDAILDQTEGWIGGMTLVALSWQNRSHPVGVPAQFSGRHRDVSDYLIAEVLDQQPADVQSFLLHTSICNRLSAPFCDALTEIDEGQRMLEELDRSQLFLLSLDDQRRWYRYHRLFQDFLQAQLQIRYPDRVARLHLEAGKWLEQNDYLEEAVEHYLQAEQFGDAMRLIQQLQDKLSPSLLESMRGWLLRIPGELLRESPELEMSCIVLLLCSGRLEEAEKRLERVGASLHDAEEGGLGDDRELDDDGELVDNREPDDYRRLSERQQCWQGRYHTARMILAYERKDYEEMLHYGERSAEASSSKSGDLLSMLLKPLDPGLVGRQFLAQIGSLRVAEQVISAAIRLWEEKNHDDFTAVSYGSYSALLYEWNRLDEAEFWLERALEIGSGEKVSALSMLLLKARILQVRQAYTEAVELLTDGMARLDHWGQSESQLRIAAELSRISLAQGDVSSAVRCMEESGLEVALDPLVPAYMQEYAVLAKIWLAQKRFDEAKFLLNRLHRVAQAHDRPLDEVRILVLKSIVYAQSGQQQMAMLKLGKALKMAEEDECIRTFADEGPMLLELLSAYETMRPHSILLGELSRVSLDYVKKLLCCMRSELGLPEMSQALLTAQELRILQLIESKLTNKEIAGTLSVSVTTVKTHTNNIYRKLDVKSRFEAVHRGTELGLL; from the coding sequence ATGCTGGTTCTATCTGCAAAAGTACATATCCCTGCCAAGCGGATGCGGCTGATAGAACGAGAACGTCTTGCACTCCTCCTCGATCAAGGCCGCGGTTGCAAACTGACGGTCGTCACCGCGCCGGCCGGCTATGGAAAATCGACAGCACTTGGTGCCTGGGCTGCGCTTCAAAAGCATGTAGCCTGGGTGAACCTGGAAAAATCAGAGAATGACCTTCACCGTTTCTGGGCTTATGTACTGGCGTCGATCCGTGCAGCTTGCCCTTTTCTTCGCGAACCGTCCCAGGATCTGCTCACGGCTTGGAACGTGAATACGATAGAGGGCTGGATCGGTGAGCTGATTGAGCTTGTTTCGGGCATAGAGGAAGAAATCATTCTCGTCTTAGATGATTACCATGTGATTACCGATAAAAGGATTCATGAGTCGCTGGAAGCGTGGCTGAGCGGCTTGCCGGGGCATGTGCATCTCTACATCTCCGGGCGGGCGGAACCGCCGCTCAAGCTTCCTCGTTTGCGGATGAGCGGTCAGCTTCATCTAGTGGGCCTTAAGGACTTGCGTTTTACACGGGAAGAGGGGGAGCGGTTTTTTCGCGATTCAGTTGAAATGCCGCTGACTTCCCGTGAGATCGATGCCATTCTTGATCAAACAGAGGGCTGGATCGGCGGCATGACGCTCGTCGCCCTTTCTTGGCAAAATCGGAGTCATCCAGTTGGGGTGCCTGCGCAATTTTCCGGACGCCATCGCGATGTGAGTGATTACCTGATCGCCGAGGTGCTGGACCAGCAGCCCGCAGATGTGCAAAGCTTTTTGCTCCACACCTCGATATGCAACCGCCTGTCCGCCCCTTTTTGCGATGCTTTGACCGAAATCGACGAGGGGCAACGGATGCTGGAGGAGCTGGATCGCTCCCAGTTGTTTCTTCTCTCATTGGACGATCAGCGGAGGTGGTATCGCTACCACCGTCTTTTTCAGGACTTTTTGCAGGCACAGCTGCAGATTAGGTATCCCGATCGGGTCGCGAGGCTGCACCTTGAGGCCGGGAAGTGGCTAGAGCAGAACGACTATCTCGAAGAGGCCGTCGAGCATTATCTCCAGGCTGAGCAGTTCGGGGATGCTATGCGCCTCATCCAGCAGCTTCAGGACAAGCTGTCTCCGTCGCTGTTGGAATCCATGAGGGGCTGGTTGTTAAGAATACCGGGAGAGTTGCTGAGAGAGAGCCCCGAATTGGAGATGTCTTGCATTGTATTGCTGCTGTGCTCGGGGCGGTTGGAGGAAGCGGAAAAACGCTTGGAGCGAGTGGGAGCCTCCCTGCATGATGCTGAAGAAGGGGGACTAGGTGACGACCGGGAGCTTGATGACGACGGGGAACTGGTTGACAACAGAGAACCCGATGACTACCGGAGGCTGAGCGAACGGCAGCAGTGCTGGCAGGGGCGTTATCACACCGCCCGTATGATACTGGCGTATGAACGAAAGGATTATGAGGAGATGCTCCACTACGGTGAACGCAGCGCAGAGGCGAGTTCCAGTAAAAGCGGTGACTTGCTGTCGATGCTTCTGAAGCCATTGGACCCGGGGCTGGTAGGGAGGCAATTTCTTGCGCAGATCGGCAGCCTGCGCGTGGCCGAACAGGTCATTTCAGCCGCGATCCGGCTCTGGGAAGAAAAGAACCACGATGATTTCACGGCGGTTTCTTACGGAAGCTACAGCGCGCTCCTATACGAATGGAACAGACTGGACGAGGCAGAGTTTTGGCTGGAAAGGGCATTGGAGATCGGGAGCGGTGAAAAGGTCTCGGCATTATCCATGCTGTTGCTAAAGGCGCGTATCCTGCAGGTGCGCCAAGCCTACACGGAGGCCGTCGAGCTTTTAACGGACGGAATGGCCCGATTGGATCATTGGGGGCAAAGCGAGAGTCAGCTGCGTATAGCGGCCGAGCTGTCGAGGATTTCTCTTGCCCAAGGCGATGTGTCATCGGCGGTCAGATGTATGGAAGAGAGCGGCTTGGAGGTAGCGTTGGACCCGCTGGTACCCGCCTATATGCAGGAATACGCTGTGCTGGCGAAAATCTGGCTCGCCCAAAAGCGATTTGACGAGGCGAAGTTCCTGTTGAATCGATTGCATCGTGTGGCCCAGGCCCATGACCGCCCGCTGGATGAAGTGAGGATTTTGGTGCTGAAAAGTATTGTTTACGCGCAGAGTGGACAGCAGCAGATGGCGATGCTGAAACTGGGTAAGGCGCTTAAAATGGCCGAGGAGGATGAATGTATTCGCACATTTGCCGACGAGGGTCCCATGCTCTTAGAATTATTGTCTGCATATGAGACGATGCGCCCACACAGCATTCTGCTCGGGGAACTGTCGCGGGTTTCGCTGGATTATGTGAAAAAGCTGCTGTGCTGCATGCGGAGCGAACTGGGATTGCCGGAGATGTCCCAGGCTTTGCTGACCGCGCAGGAATTACGCATCCTGCAGCTCATTGAGAGCAAGCTGACGAACAAGGAGATTGCCGGAACGTTGAGCGTCAGCGTGACCACCGTCAAGACTCATACGAACAACATCTACCGCAAGCTGGATGTGAAAAGCCGTTTCGAGGCTGTGCATCGCGGTACCGAGCTAGGGTTGCTATAA
- a CDS encoding Ig-like domain-containing protein, translated as MATNTPVKVLELGLAVGDEAFPVNYITLGETNVSVQATKAENAFGETEGVDAPAVKNIVSSDVTVAYYDTTTKKLVPRKEGKVTLEVEFAGIKEKVTYELEVKAAQAPAVVESGETTKVQTGVENSLEISLVDQYGAALRSNQALTYTLKDAEGNAVGEAQALSIAAGEKGTVTFTLSKSGNYTIEVNKGDKVIGTLNLQGVEVDATKIDKFALTSAKSELDLKGTTEEAPATLTLTVNGFVDGVKVSQDDVTAAIVANGLKFKSSNEKVATVDADGKVKAVATGTATISLVKEEGQKVTTYAAFDVTVKNTTEQINTLTLKDDATVLKVKNADDLTAAFIAANVTAGNDKDGKEIFNAGMIANVEYIASNSQVIVTIADINGGKAFVFNVEVDPDLVTEPTEPTEPTDPVDTLLSTAIFTAVPVDAVLPVLATEADVQTEIKAGDELVPAVIATEADARPAINVGDVLVEEVKDPDTGEVTTPAVIATEDDVQTEIKVGDVLVPAVIATEDDARPAINVGDVLVPGTPAVNGTLVLTFTEAVSIEGLDNVDLTIDGGATVAVPVADIEKSQDGKTLTITVKPGTELAAATEIAAIAGLVDANGSAVVIADPINITTRQ; from the coding sequence TTGGCAACAAACACCCCTGTGAAAGTTTTGGAGCTTGGCTTAGCCGTAGGCGACGAAGCTTTCCCGGTTAACTACATCACATTAGGTGAAACAAATGTATCTGTTCAAGCAACAAAAGCTGAAAATGCTTTTGGAGAAACAGAAGGAGTAGATGCTCCAGCAGTTAAAAACATTGTTTCCAGTGATGTAACTGTTGCTTACTATGATACCACCACGAAAAAATTGGTTCCACGTAAAGAAGGTAAAGTTACACTTGAAGTGGAATTTGCAGGCATTAAAGAAAAAGTAACTTATGAGCTTGAAGTAAAAGCTGCTCAAGCTCCTGCAGTAGTGGAGTCTGGAGAAACAACGAAGGTGCAAACCGGTGTTGAAAACAGCCTCGAGATCTCTCTCGTAGACCAATACGGAGCAGCACTTCGCTCGAATCAAGCTCTGACCTATACCTTGAAGGATGCAGAGGGTAATGCAGTTGGCGAAGCCCAAGCATTAAGCATTGCTGCTGGTGAAAAAGGTACTGTCACCTTTACTTTGTCGAAATCTGGAAACTACACAATTGAAGTAAATAAAGGCGACAAAGTAATCGGCACTCTTAATCTTCAAGGTGTAGAAGTTGATGCAACGAAAATTGATAAATTTGCGTTAACATCGGCTAAATCAGAACTTGATTTGAAAGGCACAACAGAAGAAGCCCCAGCAACTTTGACTCTTACTGTTAATGGGTTTGTTGACGGAGTGAAGGTTTCTCAAGACGATGTAACAGCAGCAATCGTTGCGAACGGTTTGAAATTCAAATCCTCCAACGAAAAGGTTGCAACAGTAGATGCTGATGGTAAAGTAAAAGCTGTTGCAACAGGTACTGCAACAATCTCCCTCGTAAAAGAAGAAGGTCAAAAAGTAACTACTTATGCGGCCTTTGATGTAACTGTTAAAAATACTACCGAACAAATCAATACGCTGACACTGAAAGACGATGCTACTGTTTTGAAAGTTAAAAATGCAGATGACCTTACTGCGGCTTTCATTGCAGCTAACGTAACAGCTGGAAATGACAAAGATGGTAAAGAAATCTTTAACGCTGGTATGATTGCTAATGTAGAATATATTGCATCTAACAGCCAGGTAATTGTTACCATTGCAGACATTAACGGTGGTAAAGCGTTTGTCTTTAACGTAGAAGTTGACCCTGACTTGGTAACTGAACCAACTGAGCCAACTGAACCTACAGATCCAGTTGATACCCTGCTTAGCACTGCAATCTTCACTGCAGTACCGGTTGATGCAGTACTGCCAGTACTTGCAACAGAAGCTGATGTGCAAACAGAAATCAAAGCAGGCGATGAATTGGTACCGGCAGTAATCGCAACAGAAGCTGATGCACGTCCAGCGATTAACGTAGGCGATGTATTAGTAGAGGAAGTCAAAGATCCTGACACTGGAGAAGTAACCACTCCAGCGGTAATCGCGACAGAAGATGATGTGCAAACAGAAATCAAAGTAGGCGATGTACTAGTACCGGCAGTAATCGCAACAGAAGATGATGCACGTCCGGCAATTAACGTAGGCGATGTTTTGGTACCTGGCACCCCTGCTGTAAACGGAACACTCGTCCTTACCTTTACTGAAGCTGTTAGCATTGAAGGCCTTGATAATGTTGATCTTACCATCGACGGTGGTGCTACAGTAGCTGTTCCAGTTGCTGATATTGAAAAATCTCAAGATGGTAAAACATTAACAATTACCGTAAAACCCGGAACTGAACTTGCCGCTGCTACAGAAATCGCTGCTATTGCAGGCCTTGTAGATGCCAATGGTTCCGCAGTAGTGATCGCTGATCCAATCAATATTACTACTCGTCAATAA